A stretch of Arctopsyche grandis isolate Sample6627 chromosome 9, ASM5162203v2, whole genome shotgun sequence DNA encodes these proteins:
- the LOC143917135 gene encoding pupal cuticle protein Edg-84A-like, which yields MASKLIFLTCLVAAAQAGVIADHGASSYGHEDLSNYDFGHGDHTEVDYHSHPKYEFSYDVKDEHTGDVKSQQETRDGDTVHGSYSVVDPDGHKRTVDYTADDHNGFKATVRREPIAGHAASYGGHQQSLDASAYQGHDAYQSFDGHQGFEAQQAFEGHQGFEGHQAYAGQQSYDDHQGFEAQQSYEGHGSYH from the exons ATGGCTTCAAAG TTGATCTTCTTGACTTGCTTGGTGGCGGCCGCTCAAGCTGGCGTGATAGCCGACCATGGCGCTTCTTCATACGGCCACGAGGACCTCTCAAACTATGATTTCGGACACGGAGACCACACCGAAGTAGACTACCACTCCCATCCCAAATACGAATTCTCTTACGATGTCAAGGACGAGCATACAGGAGACGTGAAGAGCCAGCAGGAGACCAGAGACGGAGACACCGTCCATGGATCTTACTCCGTCGTAGATCCTGATGGCCACAAGCGCACTGTGGACTACACTGCTGATGATCACAATGGTTTCAAAGCCACAGTCAGGAGGGAACCAATCGCTGGACATGCCGCTTCCTACGGAGGTCATCAACAATCATTAGACGCTTCTGCTTATCAAGGACATGACGCTTACCAATCTTTCGACGGACATCAAGGTTTTGAAGCTCAACAGGCTTTCGAAGGACACCAGGGATTCGAAGGACACCAAGCTTATGCAGGACAACAATCCTACGATGATCATCAAGGGTTCGAGGCTCAACAATCATACGAAGGTCACGGTTCTtatcattga
- the LOC143917141 gene encoding larval cuticle protein A2B-like: MAFKFLFFAAVVAVARAGILAQPGYGAPLGYAAPVAKIAAPVAYAAPLAKVDADYDPHPQYNFAYDIQDGLTGDSKSQHESRDGDVVHGSYSVVDPDGHKRTVEYTADPHNGFNAVVHREPIGHVVKAIAAAPVAYAAPVAKVAAPYYH; encoded by the exons ATGGCATTCAAG TTCTTGTTCTTCGCTGCCGTAGTGGCCGTAGCCCGCGCTGGCATCCTCGCCCAGCCAGGCTATGGTGCCCCATTGGGCTATGCTGCCCCAGTAGCCAAGATCGCTGCTCCAGTAGCCTATGCTGCCCCATTGGCTAAAGTGGATGCTGACTACGATCCTCATCCCCAATACAACTTCGCCTACGACATCCAAGACGGTCTCACCGGAGACTCCAAGAGCCAACACGAAAGCCGCGACGGAGACGTAGTCCATGGATCTTACTCCGTCGTAGACCCTGATGGCCACAAGCGTACCGTAGAATACACTGCTGATCCCCACAATGGTTTCAATGCCGTAGTCCATCGTGAACCCATCGGTCATGTTGTCAAAGCCATTGCTGCTGCTCCAGTCGCCTATGCTGCCCCAGTTGCCAAAGTAGCCGCCCCCTACTACCACTAA